The segment GCGCACGACCCGGACGCGATCGTCGTCGACTCCCTGTCGAAGGTCCTCTGGGGTGGGCTGCGGATCGGCTGGATCCGCGCGCCCCGCCGTCACGTGACAGCCCTGCTCCAGTCGCGCATGCGCCACGACCTCGGCACCGCCGCGTTCGACCAGCTCGTGGCCGCCGAGGTGCTCCGCCACGACCAGCACCTGTTCGACGAGGCCGTGGTGCGACTGCGCCGACAGCGCGCCGCCATGGTCGAGGCGCTGGCCGCCCACCTCCCGGACTGGGACGTGCCCGTGCCGCCCGGTGGGCCGAACCTCTGGGTCGGTCTCCCCTCACGCTCGTCGAGCCGGCTCGTCGCCGCGGCCGCGCAGGAGGGGCTGCTGCTCACGCCCGGTCCTCGGTTCACGCTCGGCGCTCCCAGCGCCGGCGAACGTCGGCTCCGGCTGCCCTGCACCTCCGCCGAGCACGTGGGCGTCGAGGCCGTCCAGCGCCTCGCCCGTGCCTGGTCGGCCGTCGTCTCCGGTCGACGCTGCGAGCCGACCGGCACGAGGGTCGACCTCATCGCCTGACGCAGGAAGGCCCCCGTCCGAGGGACGGGGGCCTTCCTGCTGCGAGGTGGGGCGATCAGCGAGCTGCCGAACCCTCGACGTAGTCGTCGTCGGACTGCTTCCACGAGAAGTGGGAGCGCAGCACCTTGCCGGTGGCCTCGATCGGGTGACCGGCCTCCTGCTCGCGCAGGGCGAGGAACTCCGGGGCGCCGGCGTCCTGGTCGTCGATGAAGCGCTTGGCGAACGTGCCGTCCTGGATGTCGGCGAGCACGGCCTGCATGCGCTCCTTGACCGAGGAGTCGACCACACGCGGTCCGGAGACGTAGTCGCCGTACTCAGCGGTGTCGGAGATGCTCCAGCGCTGCTTGGCGATGCCGCCCTCCCACATGAGGTCGACGATGAGCTTGAGCTCGTGCAGCACCTCGAAGTAGGCGATCTCCGGCTGGTAGCCGGCCTCGGTGAGGGTCTCGAACCCGGCCTGCACGAGGTGCGACATGCCGCCGCACAGCACGGCCTGCTCGCCGAAGAGGTCGGTCTCGGTCTCCTCGGTGAAGGTCGTCTTGATGACACCGGCGCGGGCGCCGCCGATGGCCTTCGCGTACGAGAGGGCGAGGTCCCAGCCCTGGCCGCTGGCGTCCTGCTCGACGGCGATGATGTCCGGGATGCCGCGGCCGGCGACGAACTCGCGGCGCACGGTGTGGCCGGGAGCCTTCGGCGCCACCAGCAGCACGTCGACACCGGCGGGCGGCTTGATGTAGCCGTACCGGATGTTGAAGCCGTGGCCGAACACGAGCGCGTCGCCGTCGACGAGGTTGGGCTCGATGGACTCGGCGTACACGTGACGCTGCACCTGGTCGGGGGTCAGCACGACGATGACGTCGGCCTCCTCGACGGCGTCGGCGACGCTGAGCACGCGCAGGCCCTCGGCCTCGGCCTTGTCGCGGCTCTTGGAGCCTTCGGCGAGGCCGACGCGGACGTCGACGCCGGAGTCGCGCAGGTTCAGGGCGTGGGCGTGTCCCTGGCTGCCGTAGCCGATGACGGCAACCTGCTTGCCCTGGATGATGCTGAGGTCTGCGTC is part of the Aeromicrobium sp. Leaf245 genome and harbors:
- the ilvC gene encoding ketol-acid reductoisomerase, producing the protein MAELFYDDDADLSIIQGKQVAVIGYGSQGHAHALNLRDSGVDVRVGLAEGSKSRDKAEAEGLRVLSVADAVEEADVIVVLTPDQVQRHVYAESIEPNLVDGDALVFGHGFNIRYGYIKPPAGVDVLLVAPKAPGHTVRREFVAGRGIPDIIAVEQDASGQGWDLALSYAKAIGGARAGVIKTTFTEETETDLFGEQAVLCGGMSHLVQAGFETLTEAGYQPEIAYFEVLHELKLIVDLMWEGGIAKQRWSISDTAEYGDYVSGPRVVDSSVKERMQAVLADIQDGTFAKRFIDDQDAGAPEFLALREQEAGHPIEATGKVLRSHFSWKQSDDDYVEGSAAR